Genomic DNA from Paenibacillus sp. KS-LC4:
GCGAGAGCCTCAATATCATTCATATCATGGGTCGTCAAAATGACAGTGACGCCTTTTTCCTCGTTGATCGTTTTAATGAACTGCCGAACGGCGATTTTCGATACGGCATCTAGCCCAATCGTCGGCTCATCCAGAAACAGCAGGCTGGGGCTGTGCAGCAGCGAAGCGGCAATTTCACAGCGCATGCGCTGTCCAAGACTGAGCTGTCGAACGGGAGTATGCAGCAGCGCTTGTAAATCCAGCGTTTCTACGAGCAGTGTCAGAGTAGATCGGAATTCCAATGGAGGAATGCGATAGATGTCGCGCAGCAGCTCGAAGGAGTCCTGCACCGGAACGTCCCACCATAGCTGCGAGCGCTGCCCGAATACGACGCCGATATTTTTCACATAGGCAACCCGTTCCTTCCAAGGCGTGTACCCCATAATCGAACAAGTCCCGCTATCGGGCACGAGAATCCCGCTCATCGTCTTAATCGTTGTTGATTTTCCCGCTCCATTCGGTCCAATATAACCGACAATTTCTCCGGAGCCAATCGTGAACGAAATATTTTGCAGCGCCTCCACGACCGTATATTCCCTTCGAAAAAGCGATTTTACCGCATGCGCCAAGCCCGGCGGCCGCTTCGACACCAGGAATGACTTGCTTATTCCGTTAACCTCAATCAAGTGCTTTCCTCCTCACGTTGTTAAAAATATTAAGAATTTATACGTTTCCCCCGTACGCTTCGCTTATATTTCTCCGACAAAGCTCTTCGTTCGTCCCAAAAGGACAACGAAGTCGTTTTTGCTTGAATGACAGGGAGAAGATAATATCATTTTATGGGAAGCGCTGTCAATCCATTGTTATAAAAGTAATTTATGGTGATCCTGTTGTAAATGATAACGGTTATCAACTATGATGGATAATAAATAACGTTATTGCCTATTGCGCAAATGAGAGATAGGGAGTGAACAAAGTGCTGCAATTGAATGAGCAT
This window encodes:
- a CDS encoding ABC transporter ATP-binding protein, with the translated sequence MIEVNGISKSFLVSKRPPGLAHAVKSLFRREYTVVEALQNISFTIGSGEIVGYIGPNGAGKSTTIKTMSGILVPDSGTCSIMGYTPWKERVAYVKNIGVVFGQRSQLWWDVPVQDSFELLRDIYRIPPLEFRSTLTLLVETLDLQALLHTPVRQLSLGQRMRCEIAASLLHSPSLLFLDEPTIGLDAVSKIAVRQFIKTINEEKGVTVILTTHDMNDIEALASRLLLIGKGRLLYDGTVQGLRSRYEGTNGTTPASRLQQAPASAAEQDPSNSSMSIEDIVVQMYKEYAL